Proteins encoded by one window of Kineosporia sp. NBRC 101731:
- a CDS encoding sodium:proton antiporter: MSGVEILLIVGAGIAVYAIAGKRGLQPGMVVVVLAAVVSFIPGVPRLELESELILALVVPPLLYSATRATPVSGFAANLGPIVSLGVVLVVITTGVLGLVSSWLMPSIGLAGAFVLGAVLAPPDTITTVSHGRELGLPRRATQILTGESLVNDATALTVFSLAIAAVNGQGTSVGGGLATFLLTVVVGLVVGLVFAVGTLSLRKRLGNPTLEVALVLLVPFTAFLVSEELHGSGILAVVAAAFMVSANLTFDPKHQYPGAHRTRLAEEQVWKVIDFLLENFVFAYIGLQLKFVLEDLADAEELTVTLISAGVLLVVAIVVRMLGVFGLFGRRALAERWAEWIMKNDPRARLRRQQRNELFEQRRQALPLGATSFRENVLVGWTGMRGILTLAAAAAVPETTTSGAPFPGRDAIQAIALIVTLGTLLVQGTTIRKVAVALKFDVEAEKLETVRNEERGRELVRDAVGPDGPRTPEDYQKQRDAVGFAMATEHLDESVMREIVEDIDLRQAAAERA, encoded by the coding sequence ATGAGCGGTGTGGAGATCTTGCTGATCGTGGGCGCGGGCATCGCGGTGTACGCGATTGCCGGCAAGCGTGGCCTGCAACCCGGCATGGTCGTGGTGGTGCTCGCGGCCGTGGTCTCGTTCATCCCCGGCGTGCCGAGGCTGGAGCTGGAGAGCGAGCTGATCCTGGCGCTGGTCGTGCCGCCGCTGTTGTACTCGGCGACCCGGGCCACGCCGGTCAGCGGGTTCGCGGCCAACCTGGGGCCGATCGTCAGCCTCGGTGTGGTGCTGGTCGTGATCACCACCGGCGTGCTGGGGCTGGTCTCGAGCTGGCTGATGCCCTCGATCGGGCTGGCGGGGGCGTTCGTGCTCGGAGCCGTACTCGCCCCGCCCGACACCATCACCACCGTCTCGCACGGCCGGGAACTCGGCCTGCCCCGGCGTGCCACCCAGATCCTGACCGGCGAGAGCCTGGTCAACGACGCCACTGCGCTGACCGTGTTCAGCCTGGCCATCGCGGCGGTCAACGGGCAGGGCACGTCGGTCGGCGGTGGACTCGCGACATTCCTCCTCACCGTCGTCGTCGGTCTCGTGGTCGGCCTGGTGTTCGCGGTCGGCACCCTCTCGCTGCGCAAACGCCTCGGCAACCCGACCCTGGAGGTGGCGCTCGTCCTCTTGGTGCCGTTCACCGCGTTCCTGGTGTCCGAGGAACTGCACGGCTCCGGCATCCTCGCCGTCGTGGCGGCCGCGTTCATGGTCAGCGCCAACCTGACGTTCGACCCGAAACACCAGTACCCCGGCGCCCATCGCACCCGCCTGGCCGAGGAACAGGTCTGGAAGGTGATCGATTTCCTGCTGGAGAACTTCGTCTTCGCGTACATCGGGCTCCAGCTGAAGTTCGTGCTGGAAGACCTCGCCGACGCCGAGGAACTCACCGTCACGCTGATCTCCGCCGGGGTACTGCTCGTGGTCGCCATCGTGGTCCGGATGCTCGGGGTGTTCGGTCTTTTCGGGCGGCGGGCGCTCGCCGAGCGCTGGGCCGAGTGGATCATGAAGAACGACCCGCGGGCGAGGCTGCGCCGGCAGCAGCGCAACGAGCTCTTCGAGCAGAGACGTCAGGCTCTGCCCCTCGGGGCCACCAGTTTCCGGGAGAACGTGCTGGTCGGCTGGACCGGCATGCGCGGCATCCTGACCCTGGCCGCGGCCGCCGCGGTGCCGGAGACCACTACCTCGGGGGCCCCGTTCCCGGGCCGCGACGCGATCCAGGCGATTGCCCTGATCGTCACCCTGGGGACGCTGCTCGTGCAGGGCACGACGATCCGGAAGGTCGCCGTGGCCCTGAAGTTCGATGTCGAGGCCGAGAAGCTCGAGACCGTCCGGAACGAGGAACGGGGCCGCGAACTGGTCCGTGACGCCGTCGGCCCGGACGGCCCGCGGACTCCGGAGGACTACCAGAAGCAGCGTGACGCCGTGGGTTTCGCGATGGCGACGGAGCATCTCGACGAGTCGGTCATGCGTGAGATCGTTGAGGACATCGACCTGCGCCAGGCTGCCGCGGAGCGAGCTTAG
- a CDS encoding MarR family transcriptional regulator, whose translation MEPEEDTAALAAQELIVSYSRMRRRIREFASDLTPSQTSVLSRLSKEGESSLSLLAQAERVRPQSMAATLSALDERGLIARRPDPDDGRRQLINLSGTGENYVRDYRKARDEWLARMLREHATEAEIADLREALLLIERITRV comes from the coding sequence GTGGAACCCGAGGAAGACACTGCCGCCCTGGCAGCCCAGGAGCTGATCGTCAGCTACAGCCGGATGCGGCGCCGGATCCGGGAGTTCGCCTCCGACCTGACGCCGTCGCAGACGTCGGTGCTCTCGCGCCTCTCCAAGGAGGGCGAATCGTCCCTGAGCCTGCTCGCGCAAGCCGAGCGCGTGCGTCCTCAATCCATGGCCGCCACGCTGAGTGCCCTGGACGAACGCGGGCTCATCGCCCGCCGGCCGGATCCCGACGACGGGCGACGGCAGCTCATCAACCTCTCCGGCACCGGCGAGAACTACGTGCGCGACTACCGGAAGGCCCGGGACGAGTGGCTCGCCCGGATGCTGCGCGAGCACGCCACCGAGGCCGAGATCGCCGATCTGCGCGAGGCCCTGCTCCTGATCGAGAGGATCACCCGGGTATGA
- a CDS encoding MFS transporter — protein sequence MSATTVTRTSFDRTLIAPLIIGAVLNPINSSIIAVALIPIGRALHASPSETAWLVSSLYLATAIGQPVVGRLVDMFGPRNLYLAGALFTAIAGLIGTFAPNLGFLVVARVILGLGTCAGYPAAMYLIRSESRRTGQDSPAGILTMLSVASQTILVVGPTLGGLLIGLGGWRSTFTLNIPLGLACLVLALLYLPKNAQLDEKTDHSLDLPGIALFAGTLIALLLFLMEPDTSLLYLLVIAAVAAVAFVIRERRTGDPFVDLRVLAGNRPLVVTYLRSMLAALISYCFLYGYTQWLEDGRGLSASQTGLVLLPLFGVGILVSTLTGRRAEIRMKLLVGAISQVAVCFLLLLLNDHSPIWLLLVITVLLGVPQGLVNLANQNAVYHQAEPARIASSAGLLRTFVYLGAILSSVASGALLGDAAGSSGLHHLAVFMIAVGLLGTVLVLPDRSLAAVGTTTDHPDQQER from the coding sequence ATGAGCGCAACCACGGTGACGAGAACCAGTTTCGACCGCACCCTGATAGCCCCACTGATCATCGGGGCAGTGCTCAACCCGATCAACTCCAGCATCATCGCGGTCGCCCTGATCCCGATCGGGCGGGCGCTGCACGCATCCCCTTCCGAGACGGCCTGGCTGGTCTCGTCCCTCTACCTGGCCACGGCGATCGGGCAGCCCGTGGTGGGTCGCCTGGTCGACATGTTCGGCCCCCGCAATCTCTATCTGGCCGGTGCTTTGTTCACCGCAATCGCCGGACTGATCGGCACTTTCGCCCCCAACCTGGGTTTTCTGGTGGTGGCCCGGGTGATTCTCGGGCTCGGCACCTGCGCCGGCTACCCGGCGGCGATGTACCTGATCCGCAGCGAGTCCCGGCGCACGGGGCAGGACAGTCCGGCAGGCATTCTCACCATGCTCTCGGTGGCCAGCCAGACCATCCTCGTGGTCGGTCCGACGCTGGGCGGACTGCTCATCGGGCTCGGTGGCTGGCGATCGACCTTCACACTCAACATCCCGCTCGGGCTGGCCTGTCTGGTGCTGGCCCTGCTGTACCTGCCGAAGAACGCACAACTGGACGAGAAGACCGACCATTCCCTCGACCTGCCCGGGATCGCGCTCTTCGCAGGCACTCTCATCGCCCTGCTGCTCTTCCTCATGGAGCCGGACACGAGCCTGCTGTATCTCCTGGTGATCGCCGCGGTCGCCGCCGTGGCCTTCGTGATCCGCGAGCGCCGCACCGGTGACCCGTTCGTCGACCTGCGGGTGCTGGCGGGCAATCGTCCCCTGGTCGTCACGTATCTGAGAAGCATGCTGGCAGCGTTGATCTCGTACTGTTTCCTGTACGGCTACACGCAGTGGCTGGAAGACGGGCGAGGGCTCTCGGCCTCGCAGACCGGGCTGGTGCTGCTGCCGCTGTTCGGGGTGGGCATCCTGGTCTCGACGTTGACCGGGCGCCGCGCCGAGATCCGGATGAAGCTCCTGGTCGGCGCGATCAGCCAGGTGGCGGTCTGTTTCCTGCTCCTGCTGCTGAACGATCACAGTCCGATCTGGCTTCTCCTGGTGATCACCGTTCTGCTCGGGGTGCCGCAGGGACTGGTGAACCTGGCCAACCAGAACGCCGTCTACCACCAGGCGGAACCGGCCCGGATCGCCTCGTCCGCCGGGCTGCTGCGCACCTTCGTCTATCTGGGTGCCATTCTCTCGTCCGTCGCTTCGGGTGCTCTGCTCGGCGACGCCGCCGGCAGCAGCGGGCTGCATCACCTGGCCGTCTTCATGATCGCCGTCGGCCTGCTCGGAACCGTCCTCGTCCTGCCCGACCGGTCGCTGGCCGCCGTCGGTACCACAACCGATCACCCCGATCAGCAGGAGCGGTAG
- a CDS encoding cation:dicarboxylase symporter family transporter gives MSDTHAPTAQQPPPVKRDRTHFLYIAVIAAVVAGAIVGLVFPDLGKELKPLGTGFVALIKMMISPIIFCTIVLGVGSIREAAKVGKVGGLTLAYFLTMSTIALLVGLVVGNFLHPGSGLDLSGLEGSGAEAAGDTAAESTTDFILGIIPTTIVSALTEGEVLQTLLVALLVGFAVQQMGSAGQSVLNAVGVVQKLVFRILSMIMWLAPVGAFGAIAAVVGATGTDALVSLARIMIAFYITCAIFVFLFLGTLLKVTTGISIFSLLKYLGREFLLIVSTSSSESALPRLIAKMEHLGISKPVVGITVPTGYSFNLDGTAIYLTMASLFIAEALGDPLSIGEQFALLGFMIIASKGAAGVTGAGIATLAGGLQSHRPDLVDGVGLIVGIDRFMSEARAVTNFAGNAVATVIIGHWVGEFDKETALRTFRGENPFNEQSLVDDHGTPSVHGGENTSAVDISANDRPDRVAV, from the coding sequence ATGTCCGACACCCATGCACCCACCGCGCAGCAACCACCGCCCGTCAAGCGGGACCGCACGCACTTCCTCTACATCGCCGTGATCGCGGCCGTGGTGGCCGGCGCGATCGTCGGCCTGGTGTTCCCGGACCTCGGCAAGGAACTCAAGCCGCTGGGCACCGGTTTCGTGGCGCTGATCAAGATGATGATCTCGCCGATCATCTTCTGCACGATCGTTCTGGGTGTCGGCTCGATTCGCGAGGCGGCCAAGGTCGGCAAGGTGGGTGGCCTGACCCTCGCCTACTTCCTGACCATGTCGACCATCGCCCTGCTCGTCGGCCTGGTGGTCGGTAACTTCCTGCACCCGGGCTCCGGGCTCGACCTGAGCGGTCTGGAGGGTTCCGGCGCCGAGGCCGCCGGTGACACCGCGGCCGAGTCGACCACCGACTTCATCCTGGGCATCATCCCCACCACGATCGTCTCGGCCCTGACCGAGGGTGAGGTGCTCCAGACCCTGCTCGTGGCGTTGCTCGTGGGCTTCGCGGTGCAGCAGATGGGCTCAGCCGGTCAGTCGGTGCTGAACGCCGTGGGCGTCGTCCAGAAGCTCGTCTTCCGGATCCTCAGCATGATCATGTGGCTGGCGCCGGTCGGTGCCTTCGGAGCCATCGCCGCCGTGGTCGGCGCGACCGGTACGGACGCCCTGGTCAGCCTGGCCCGCATCATGATCGCCTTCTACATCACCTGTGCGATCTTCGTGTTCCTCTTCCTGGGCACCCTGCTCAAGGTCACCACCGGCATCAGCATCTTCTCGCTGCTGAAGTACCTGGGCCGCGAGTTCCTGCTGATCGTCTCCACCTCGTCGTCCGAGTCCGCCCTGCCGCGGCTCATTGCCAAGATGGAGCACCTGGGGATCTCGAAGCCAGTCGTCGGCATCACCGTGCCCACCGGCTACTCGTTCAACCTGGACGGCACGGCCATCTACCTGACCATGGCCTCGCTGTTCATCGCCGAAGCGCTGGGCGACCCGCTGAGCATCGGTGAGCAGTTCGCCCTGCTGGGCTTCATGATCATCGCCTCGAAGGGCGCCGCGGGCGTCACCGGCGCCGGCATCGCGACACTCGCCGGCGGTCTGCAGTCACACCGCCCCGACCTGGTCGACGGGGTCGGCCTGATCGTGGGCATCGACCGGTTCATGTCCGAGGCCCGCGCCGTCACCAACTTCGCCGGTAACGCCGTGGCCACGGTCATCATCGGTCACTGGGTCGGTGAGTTCGACAAGGAGACCGCGCTGCGTACCTTCCGCGGTGAGAATCCTTTCAACGAGCAGTCTCTCGTGGACGACCACGGCACCCCGTCGGTCCACGGTGGCGAAAATACCTCTGCCGTAGATATTTCGGCGAACGACCGGCCGGACCGGGTCGCCGTCTGA
- a CDS encoding sensor histidine kinase, whose product MDPRHWSVARQAFGLVVAAVVLLVGTTVVAAYVQTRDRVRDATAHEMLALARTIATTPSVTSALTGDDPSAELQPYTERLRQATNTDFITVMTPSGIRYTHTNPELIGKPFLGHTEQARAGQAFTETYTGTLGPSVRAVAPIKNAGDQVIALVAVGVTIDNVGELTQRQLPPLFIVGGLVLIAGAGAAYGLGWRLKQQTLGLGQAELRQMFEFYEGVLHAVREGLLIVDTAGHLQLMNDEAMRLLHLDQTAIGRRLADLPLPESLSASLSETMSRGDTQVDELQLTREGVLVVSQSPARWNGRILGSVVTLRDHTDLVALADELSQTRSLTESLRSQAHESANRLHSVITMIELGETDRALEFATSELADVQELTDRVIGQAQEPVVAALLLGKAAEATERGIRLEFPTDLEVPDGVLPSRDLLTVLGNLIDNAFEATLSDPTTPAGERRVAVAANVHHSSRIEDDAGTSELRLRVSNSGPPVADPERIFERGWSTKQVDEAGARFGLNGTETRSGRGLGLALVRQAVERNAGTISLYRDDALGETVFEVRLPLT is encoded by the coding sequence ATGGACCCCAGGCACTGGAGCGTGGCCCGGCAGGCTTTCGGCCTCGTCGTGGCCGCCGTCGTGCTGTTGGTCGGCACCACGGTGGTGGCCGCCTACGTCCAGACCCGCGATCGCGTCCGCGACGCCACGGCCCACGAGATGCTGGCCCTGGCGCGCACCATCGCCACCACCCCGAGCGTGACGTCCGCGCTGACCGGTGACGATCCGTCGGCCGAGCTCCAGCCCTACACCGAGCGACTCCGGCAGGCCACGAACACCGACTTCATCACGGTGATGACCCCCTCCGGCATCCGCTACACCCACACCAACCCGGAGCTGATCGGAAAGCCCTTCCTCGGCCACACCGAGCAGGCGCGCGCCGGGCAGGCCTTCACCGAGACCTACACCGGCACCCTCGGCCCCTCGGTGCGCGCGGTGGCACCGATCAAGAACGCCGGTGACCAGGTGATCGCCCTGGTCGCGGTCGGCGTCACGATCGACAACGTCGGCGAGCTGACCCAGCGACAGCTGCCCCCACTGTTCATCGTGGGCGGTCTGGTGCTGATCGCCGGGGCCGGCGCTGCCTACGGTCTCGGCTGGCGGCTCAAACAGCAGACGCTGGGCCTGGGCCAGGCCGAGCTGCGGCAGATGTTCGAGTTCTACGAGGGCGTGCTGCACGCCGTGCGCGAGGGCCTGCTCATCGTCGACACCGCCGGGCACCTGCAGCTCATGAACGACGAGGCCATGCGCCTGCTCCACCTCGACCAGACCGCGATCGGCCGGCGCCTGGCCGACCTCCCCCTACCCGAGAGCCTCAGCGCGAGTCTGAGCGAGACGATGAGCCGCGGCGACACCCAGGTCGACGAACTGCAGCTGACCCGCGAGGGTGTGCTCGTGGTCAGCCAGTCCCCCGCCCGGTGGAACGGCCGCATCCTCGGCAGCGTCGTCACCCTTCGCGACCATACCGACCTGGTGGCCCTGGCCGACGAACTCAGCCAGACCCGGAGCCTGACCGAGTCGCTGCGCTCCCAGGCGCACGAGTCGGCGAACCGGCTGCACTCGGTCATCACCATGATCGAACTGGGCGAGACCGACCGGGCCCTGGAGTTCGCCACCTCCGAGCTGGCCGACGTGCAGGAACTCACCGACCGGGTGATCGGGCAGGCCCAGGAACCCGTGGTGGCTGCTCTCCTGCTGGGCAAGGCGGCCGAGGCCACCGAACGCGGCATCCGGCTGGAGTTCCCCACCGACCTGGAGGTGCCCGACGGCGTCCTCCCTTCCCGCGATCTTCTCACCGTGCTCGGCAATCTGATCGACAACGCTTTCGAGGCAACCCTTTCCGACCCGACCACGCCGGCCGGCGAGCGTCGGGTCGCGGTGGCCGCGAACGTCCACCATTCATCCAGAATTGAGGACGACGCGGGCACCTCCGAACTGCGGCTACGGGTTTCCAACTCCGGGCCACCGGTGGCGGACCCGGAACGGATCTTCGAGCGCGGCTGGTCGACGAAGCAGGTGGACGAGGCCGGTGCCCGGTTCGGTCTGAACGGCACCGAGACCAGGTCGGGCCGCGGCCTCGGGCTCGCGCTGGTGCGCCAGGCGGTCGAGCGGAATGCCGGCACCATCTCGTTGTACCGCGACGATGCGCTCGGCGAAACAGTTTTCGAGGTAAGGCTGCCCCTGACATGA
- a CDS encoding response regulator, which produces MSDAPIRTLVVEDDELAARAHAEYVRRLPRFSVVGVARTGAAALHEVTHQRVDLVLLDMNLPDLHGLEVHRIMRARGVDADVIAVTSARDLAIVRGAVANGVAQYLLKPFTFATLRDRLTSYADFRAQVTSVAGDEIDQREVDRMLGDLRGGSSEQQLPKGMSADSLERVIGTLRSSDGAITAMVAAEAVGMSRVGVRRYLEYLVETGLAHRGSRYGGAGRPEIEYRWRGAP; this is translated from the coding sequence ATGAGTGACGCCCCGATCCGCACCCTGGTGGTGGAGGACGACGAACTCGCTGCCCGTGCCCACGCCGAGTACGTGCGCCGCCTGCCCCGGTTCTCCGTCGTCGGCGTGGCCCGCACCGGCGCCGCGGCCCTGCACGAGGTCACGCACCAGCGCGTCGATCTCGTGCTCCTGGACATGAATCTGCCCGACCTGCACGGCCTCGAGGTACATCGGATCATGCGGGCCCGGGGCGTGGATGCCGACGTCATCGCCGTCACCTCGGCCCGCGACCTGGCCATCGTGCGCGGTGCCGTGGCGAACGGCGTGGCCCAGTACCTGCTGAAACCCTTCACCTTCGCCACCCTGCGCGACCGCCTGACCAGCTACGCCGACTTCCGCGCCCAGGTCACCTCGGTCGCGGGCGACGAGATCGACCAACGCGAGGTAGATCGCATGCTCGGCGACCTGCGCGGCGGATCCTCGGAACAGCAACTCCCGAAGGGCATGAGCGCCGACTCCCTGGAACGCGTGATCGGCACCTTGCGCTCGAGCGACGGCGCCATCACCGCCATGGTGGCGGCGGAGGCTGTGGGTATGTCCCGCGTCGGGGTCCGCCGATATCTCGAGTATCTGGTCGAAACCGGCCTGGCCCATCGGGGTTCCCGTTACGGCGGGGCCGGGCGCCCGGAGATCGAGTACCGGTGGCGAGGAGCCCCGTGA